AAATGCCAGGGATGTGTATCACACACGATACATCATACTGAACGTTCTGACGATCATGGTGTTGTTAGTTGGCCGAGTAAACGGATCTTTGTGAGGCCAACATTTTTAGTAGTAAGCTGGTGTCGGAGGAGATGGATAGACATATTTAGGGGCATACTTTAGTGATGGATATTTGGGAGCGACGTAAGCTGGTGGTGGTGACGAGTATTCGTATTTGGGAGCGAAGTAAAccggtggtggaggtgatgggtACACATATTTGGAAGCAACATACGCGGGTGGTGGTGGAGAAGCGTATTTGTATTCGTGTTTAGGCTTGTATTCTTGTTTAGGCTTGTGTTCATGTTTGGGGGGAACATAAGCTGGTGGTGCTTGTATTCATGTTTGGGGGCAACataagctggtggtggtggagacttGTAGTGGTaggttggtggtggagatgggtaCACTACAGGAGTGACGTAAGTTGGTGGTGTTGGTGATGACGATGGGTAGACTACGGGAGCGACGTAAGCCGATGGTAGTGGGGATGGGTAGGTGGGAGCGAcgtaaggtggtggtggtgatgggtagACATATTTAGGAGTATATGTTGGTATTGGGTATTTGGGTGCGATgtaagttggtggtggtggtgatcagTAGGTATATTTAGGAGTATATGTTGGTGTTGGGTATTTGGGAGTGACgtaagttggtggtggtggtgatgagtagGTATATTTAAGAGTGTATGTTGGTGTTGGGTATTTGGGAGCCACGtaaactggtggtggtggtgacgcGTACACATATTTGGGAGTATACTTGGTTGATGGGTATTTTGGAGCGACGTAAAcatgtggtggtggtgatgagtatTCGTACATAGGAGCAACGTAAGCTGGTGGTGATGGAGAAGCATACTTGTATTCATGTTTAGGCTTGTGTTCGTGCTCAGGAAGATATACCCCGGCAGTAACCGCCAAAACTGGTTTCTTGTATGGAGTTTCTTTGTAGTTGGGTGTGTAAGGCTCGTAATCAGCTAGTGCAACATTGATTAGAGAAAATAAGGTTAAAGTATAAATCAGACAAGCTGAAAGCCTTGCCGTATTGAACAATGAATGCTGGGAAGAAGGAAAGGATGTTGTTTGTAGAGCTTATGATGAGAATATAGAGAGTTTTAAACCCATTTATATAGTGATGCAGATGAttactttttcttcttttattatcGAACACAATAATGCACACTTGGAGACATGCATGTTAGCTGAATGACGCAACGTTCCATTTTTAAGGCACAATTTGGAACTGCGATTTCCGACAGAGAGAAACTTTTTTTCCAGTAGCCTAACTGCTCAGATCTTCTCAGATCAACAAACCTCTCTCCTCTCTGGAACTGCGATTTCCGACAGAGAGAAACTTTTTTTCTGACAGCCTAACTGCTCAGATCTTCTCAGATCTGGGCAGTATCAACGTTAATCTCTTCAATTAATTTTCTACggaaagaaacaaagaaagtaAACGATAGCCCTTAGTTTAATATTTACCATctccttcaaaaccctaaaccaaGCCGCCATGGATTTAGCAGACGTCATCGGCTAAATCTTTGTTCATCGGCCCTTTGATTTTAATTTGATTGATTGCTTGCTAATTATTTGTGATACCCAACTTTTTTCCTAGAGATTTGAATCTAATTTGCTGCTGGATGGGATATGGTCTTTTCATCTGAAATTTATCGGCTCTGATCTACTCAGATAACCTCTCTGGCCCTGGTTTTCTTCTACAATATCCTATTGTCTATTCAACCATGAGGTAATCTTCAGATTGGTACATGTTCAATTTCATCTTCGCCGGAAAAGTAGAAGGATCGTTCTTCGGCAATTATCCGTTTACCTATTATATCATATCATCATGTTTGATCTTCTTAAGCCTCAATTCGCTGTTATGCCCAGAGTTGTTTGTTTTCAACTTCGGATTTCTTTGACCCTGTATGTCTCTCTCGCAAGCGATTTCTGATTCGCTTTGCCCGTTTCTGGATTTATGTGTAGGTAGTAAACCTGTTCATTTTTAAAATCCGATTGATGTTTTCCTTCATAGcctatcatgggatagtgaagatcCCTTGATTCCAATTGCTTActtctgaacctgtttttgaaaatTGAAGGCATTTCAAATCCACTAGTCTAGTTTCATTTAAAAGTGTGGGTTttgttttgatggtggtgtctacTTAATGCCTGTGACCTTTGCTTGGTTGTTGCAAAGTTCAGTGTGGTTttgttttttagaattgtttatGTATGTTCGAATGTTTTTTTGATAGTTTTAATTTCGAAGGATCTGGTTCTTTCCTGTAGATTGTGTGTGATctgtgtttttttgttttctgatCAAGTTTGTATCCTTTTGGAAGCCATTCTTatttaggggtgtaaattcggacAGGCCAGGCCGTccggcccaaaaactaagacaggccgggtaGGCCAGGCTTaacatttgtgagcccgtaaacaaattcaggccgggcaggtcggtaaaagtagataatttgctacccaaagaccgcccaaagcacgccttttatacgggcaggtcagatcgggccggacaggccattattttgaatttttttcttttattttaagtttaaattttcaaatgaatggtattaaatgtatttttttaatacaatatcctttcctttctaacattgcataccgtaagtgatagtattattttatatttaaattacaatgacaaacttttaattttagcctataataaataattaattagagtacaataaactttctaataagaaaatttattaccattaatgtttttaaaaggttaattataagtaaaagcaactatatattttatttttcttcacacaaaattgacaattataaaatggtaacttttaagtctttttaagaggatattaaatgattaatggcacatagaaggctttcaggccgggcactatgccgggtatcaggccgggcatcataattaattgcaaagcccgagaccgcccaataaattaatccaggccaggccgggtagcccatgacgggccataacaggctttgagcTACTTCAGGTACAGGCGGGGTCAAGCGGGTACagacaggccgagtattttcgggtattatttacaccctaTTCTTATTTGGTTTTAACCTTTTTAAGTCTCTGGCATAACAGTATTGAGCTTTAACCTATCCAATCACAGAAAATAGCATCATTGATTTCATGTTTCAGAATATTTTCACTTCTGCGCCAATAATCGGGATACCCAGCTAAAGGATTTCAGCACCCCTTTCCACTAGATTGTCAGTACCTATCTACAGCTTCACAATTAACCTCATATAAGCATGTTTGTGTATTTGGTGAAACCTGTGGCGAACCATATACTCGCGCAGCATATTCAGCATTTTCTCATGCTGGAAAATTGTTTACTTCAATCCTGGGAAGGTATCACGGCCTCAACTTTACTTCATTCCTCAACAGCAAGCTTCAATCCAATTTGATATGCGAATTGGCTGGTGAACTGGACATTTTACTCGACAAGTTTTTCTTTTTATCAAGTTATCTCTTGTCTCTTAGTTCCTAGCTAGTTTACTTTAGTCTATAAGTCTGTAATCCCTCTTatattttttttcgatttttagtAATTGTAGTAGTTACTAGTCTAGTACCTTaggttaatctagttgagtttgcaATTCCTCTCATATCTACTTTTAGTTATAGTAACCTTGTAATAGCAAAATAGGACTTCTAGCACTACGCCTTCAAGAGCAGAGATTGGATTCTACTTCAAGACACAACCAAAGCTAAAAATCAAGAGCAGAGATGGATCATATATCGTTCGGGCAGCTTACTGCAGCAACAAGATACAAAGGCCTGACTAACATCTTCAATCAACTGCGTCGAACACCGCTACCGCCAACAAAATTCCTTTGGACACTGTCGTGTCCCCCAaaagtacaacttttcttgtggaaagcattaaCCGAAGGCTTTTCGACCTTCGACACCAACCACCCTCGATGCAGTTCCGAACTAAAGACGGCTATTCGGTTCCAATATCAAGTTGACGTAGATTCATCATGGCTTACCAATTTTTCTGTACCTGATGAATCATGGGGTATAATATATTCTTATGTAACAATTTCCTAGTAGTCTAAtaaaattcatgcttcaaaaaaaaaatccatttttaAGGCTAACAGTAGTGGCACTATTGAAATTTGAAAGCGTAAACGAGGTTTAATATTAAAAACAGAATACAATTTACCATTTTACATTTACTGGCGAACTTTTTGTGGTAATATATGTGTACGCAATATTACCTAAATACCCCTTTAGAATTTCATCCCTAAACTTAGTTGATTTCACGTTTTTTCGTTGATTTCATCCCTAAACTTAGTTCTACTGAACGGGTTGAGTAAACTTTAGAATTTCAAATTTCTTTAACCTACTTTTACAGTATCAATTTCAAATTTATATCGAAAATCGATTTCTCTGACCTAAATTTACAGCATCAACTTCAGTTTTTATCAAAAATTGGTTTCTCAATAGGGGTTTTTGACTAATTTGGGGGTTTGACACTCAAAGAGAATTCCCTGAGTTTGAAATTGGAGATTTAGGGGTTTCCATCTCTGCTCAAGATTTTAAATTGGATTTG
This genomic stretch from Papaver somniferum cultivar HN1 chromosome 5, ASM357369v1, whole genome shotgun sequence harbors:
- the LOC113280457 gene encoding extensin-like, with product MTSAKSMAAWFRVLKEMFQRGERFVDLRRSEQLGYWKKSFSLSEIAVPNCALKMERCVIQLTCMSPTDYEPYTPNYKETPYKKPVLAVTAGVYLPEHEHKPKHEYKYASPSPPAYVAPMYEYSSPPPHVYVAPKYPSTKYTPKYVYASPPPPVYVAPKYPTPTYTLKYTYSSPPPPTYVTPKYPTPTYTPKYTY